One genomic window of Oceanispirochaeta sp. includes the following:
- a CDS encoding Fur family transcriptional regulator: protein MTKKRQLIQEIFIRSATPLNAQQVFDETGGLLDRATVYRGLKYLEELRQISSFIFDCDERGVERYYCGIGKEHQHFMHCQRCHAFYPVKDCPLGKGLEIIEKETGFKVKQHFITLKGICRDCR, encoded by the coding sequence ATGACAAAGAAACGTCAATTGATACAGGAAATATTCATCCGCAGTGCCACTCCCTTGAATGCACAGCAGGTTTTTGATGAGACCGGGGGGCTCCTGGACAGGGCTACAGTCTATAGAGGCTTGAAATATCTGGAAGAGTTGAGACAAATCTCTTCTTTTATATTTGATTGTGATGAGAGGGGTGTGGAACGGTATTACTGTGGAATAGGAAAAGAGCACCAGCATTTTATGCACTGCCAGAGATGCCATGCCTTTTATCCTGTAAAGGATTGTCCCCTGGGCAAAGGGCTTGAAATCATTGAAAAAGAGACCGGCTTCAAGGTGAAACAACACTTTATCACCCTGAAAGGGATCTGCCGGGACTGCCGTTAA
- a CDS encoding metal ABC transporter substrate-binding protein — MRKNILIVIQILLVSCLWASGRGETHEFLRVVTTTSIISDVVSNIGGDRIDLKGLISPGQDPHSYEPAPRDIAEVEDADIIFVNGFDLEEGLLSIVETVNPGNVVEVSRQVNPLVSEAEEQDHSEEHHHESGDPHTWMSPLNVISWVDVITEALSNAEPLHSSYFHQNAEIYKKELLQLHEGIINSLEGIPLEERVLVTDHNLFGHFAREYHFRVIGTLLPGYSSSSESSARDTVRLLNLLNEQGVEAVFISESAGEAVKKLAATLSRESDHTIIVKELLTGSLRKSGQEGDSYIRFMEYNTKQIVSGLRP; from the coding sequence ATGAGAAAAAACATTTTAATAGTTATTCAGATTCTGCTTGTCTCATGCCTCTGGGCTTCGGGCCGCGGGGAGACTCATGAGTTTCTGAGGGTCGTAACAACGACGAGCATCATAAGTGATGTTGTTTCCAACATCGGGGGTGACAGGATCGATCTCAAGGGGCTCATCTCTCCGGGGCAGGATCCCCATTCCTATGAACCAGCACCCAGGGACATAGCCGAGGTGGAAGACGCGGATATTATTTTTGTGAATGGGTTTGATCTGGAGGAGGGGCTTCTTTCCATCGTCGAAACTGTCAATCCGGGGAATGTGGTTGAGGTTTCCAGACAGGTGAATCCACTTGTTTCCGAGGCCGAAGAGCAGGATCATTCGGAGGAACATCACCATGAATCGGGTGATCCTCATACCTGGATGAGTCCCCTGAATGTGATCAGCTGGGTGGATGTCATCACCGAGGCTTTGTCAAATGCTGAACCTCTTCATTCCTCCTATTTTCATCAAAATGCTGAGATCTACAAAAAGGAACTACTCCAGCTGCATGAAGGGATTATCAATTCCCTGGAAGGCATTCCTCTGGAGGAGAGAGTCCTTGTCACCGACCACAATCTCTTTGGACATTTTGCCCGGGAGTATCATTTTAGAGTCATCGGCACTCTGCTTCCCGGCTATTCCTCTTCATCCGAGTCCTCCGCCCGTGATACAGTCCGGCTTTTAAATCTTCTGAATGAGCAGGGAGTTGAGGCTGTCTTCATCAGCGAGTCTGCCGGGGAGGCTGTTAAAAAGCTGGCTGCCACATTGAGCCGGGAATCAGATCATACCATCATTGTCAAAGAGCTTCTGACAGGATCTCTCCGCAAATCTGGTCAGGAGGGAGACAGTTATATACGTTTTATGGAATACAATACAAAACAGATCGTCTCTGGTTTGAGACCTTAA
- a CDS encoding ABC transporter ATP-binding protein has translation MKSPDILCYGKACDHPPMSGTPALNIKDVRFSYPGQSSEVLKGVTLVIEPGEKVAFVGPNGAGKSTLMNLILGLEPLRHGSISVFGHKAQTCRHRVSMVPQKNSVDWHFPVTVRQVVTMGRYVHLGWFKKPGREDRDAVDRAMEKMEITNIADRQVGELSGGQQQRVMLARTLAHDADLLLLDEPLNHVDIATQELIFHTIEELCQEGKSVLVSTHDLGILTVHFSRALFLDKTIIADGKVKDVLTSENIARAYGFEFHKDKELSPWLNGY, from the coding sequence ATGAAAAGTCCCGATATACTTTGCTACGGAAAAGCCTGTGATCATCCTCCAATGAGCGGAACACCTGCCCTGAATATCAAGGATGTTCGATTCAGCTATCCCGGGCAGAGTTCGGAGGTTCTCAAAGGTGTGACTCTCGTTATAGAACCGGGAGAAAAGGTCGCCTTTGTCGGTCCGAACGGTGCCGGGAAATCCACCCTGATGAATCTGATTCTGGGGCTCGAACCCCTGCGGCACGGATCAATCTCTGTCTTCGGTCATAAGGCCCAAACCTGCCGTCACCGGGTATCCATGGTGCCCCAGAAGAATTCTGTAGACTGGCATTTCCCTGTTACGGTCAGACAGGTCGTGACCATGGGTCGTTATGTCCATCTGGGCTGGTTTAAAAAACCCGGTAGAGAGGACCGTGATGCTGTGGATCGTGCCATGGAAAAAATGGAGATCACCAATATTGCCGACAGGCAGGTTGGAGAACTCTCGGGGGGGCAGCAGCAGAGAGTCATGCTGGCGAGGACTCTCGCTCACGATGCAGATCTTCTGCTCCTGGACGAGCCGCTGAATCATGTGGATATCGCTACACAGGAACTTATCTTTCATACCATTGAAGAGCTCTGTCAGGAAGGCAAGAGTGTATTGGTGAGCACCCATGATCTCGGTATCCTGACGGTGCATTTCAGCCGGGCCCTCTTCCTGGATAAGACGATTATTGCCGATGGTAAAGTGAAGGATGTTCTCACTTCTGAAAATATCGCACGGGCCTACGGCTTCGAATTTCATAAAGACAAGGAGCTTAGTCCATGGTTGAATGGGTATTAG
- a CDS encoding metal ABC transporter permease, giving the protein MVEWVLEPLQYGFFQRGLMAGLIVAFSCGVLSAFIVWRGMAFIGDALAHAVLPGIVISIILGIHVLIGALAAAMLSVVGIGALTRRKGFKEDTAIGVIFAGAFALGILLMSKVATFKDLSHILFGNILGVSSFDVILILSVGVVVVIGVYLFYKELLVTSFDPTHAQAIGLSPQLIHFGLLFLVAATTVLATQTVGVVLVMALLVTPAAAASLLARKLSKIISLSICFSMTSILFGFYISYYFDLASGATIVLVLTLFFLLSLILSKIKNRP; this is encoded by the coding sequence ATGGTTGAATGGGTATTAGAACCCCTCCAATACGGTTTTTTTCAGAGGGGTCTCATGGCGGGGCTTATCGTGGCATTCAGCTGCGGGGTTCTCAGCGCCTTCATTGTCTGGCGGGGAATGGCATTTATCGGCGATGCCCTGGCGCATGCGGTTCTGCCGGGCATTGTCATTTCAATTATCCTCGGCATCCATGTTCTGATAGGAGCCCTGGCGGCTGCCATGCTCTCAGTCGTCGGCATTGGCGCCCTGACACGGCGTAAGGGCTTCAAGGAAGACACAGCTATCGGGGTCATCTTTGCCGGTGCCTTTGCACTGGGTATACTCCTGATGTCCAAAGTGGCTACTTTTAAGGATCTTTCCCATATCCTTTTTGGGAATATCCTGGGAGTTTCTTCTTTTGATGTCATTCTCATTTTATCTGTCGGGGTCGTCGTTGTGATCGGAGTGTACCTGTTCTACAAAGAATTGCTCGTGACCAGTTTTGATCCGACCCATGCCCAGGCCATAGGTTTGTCTCCCCAGCTGATTCATTTTGGTCTCTTATTTCTGGTGGCAGCGACCACAGTCCTGGCTACTCAGACCGTGGGTGTGGTTCTGGTCATGGCCCTTTTAGTGACACCCGCGGCTGCGGCATCCCTGCTGGCACGGAAGCTGTCTAAAATCATTTCCCTTTCGATCTGTTTTTCAATGACTTCCATTCTTTTTGGTTTTTATATCTCCTATTATTTTGATCTGGCATCGGGCGCAACGATAGTCCTCGTACTCACACTGTTTTTTCTTCTCTCATTGATCCTTTCAAAAATAAAGAATAGACCCTGA